The Chrysiogenia bacterium genome includes a region encoding these proteins:
- a CDS encoding 5-formyltetrahydrofolate cyclo-ligase codes for MKFDSKDAARAHAWEQLTERRQARFPFPVKGRIPNFAGAREAAGRLFTLPIWEGVRAIKINPDSPQLPVREMALARGITLYMPTPRLAAGFMRFDPARIPADKYREAATLSKCKPWAEEVSLEELPQVDLIVCGSVVITATGKRCGKGHGYSDLEYGILRALGHDPVPVLTTVHELQVAKDFPRDENDVPLSWIVTPERVIEVKNPPPAPTGIDWEKLSEKDLEEMPVLADLKARVAPQ; via the coding sequence ATGAAATTCGATTCCAAGGACGCCGCGCGCGCCCATGCGTGGGAGCAGCTCACCGAGCGGAGGCAGGCGCGTTTTCCCTTCCCGGTAAAGGGGCGGATCCCCAACTTTGCCGGCGCGCGCGAGGCGGCAGGGCGGCTCTTCACGCTGCCGATCTGGGAGGGCGTGCGCGCCATCAAGATCAATCCCGATTCGCCCCAGCTTCCGGTGCGTGAAATGGCGCTTGCGCGCGGCATTACGCTCTATATGCCGACGCCAAGACTTGCTGCCGGTTTCATGCGATTCGATCCGGCAAGAATTCCGGCGGACAAATACCGCGAAGCGGCGACGCTCTCGAAGTGCAAGCCCTGGGCCGAGGAAGTCTCGCTGGAGGAGCTGCCGCAGGTGGACCTGATCGTGTGCGGTTCGGTCGTCATCACCGCGACAGGCAAGCGTTGCGGCAAGGGACACGGATACAGCGATCTCGAATACGGCATCTTGCGCGCCCTGGGCCACGACCCGGTCCCGGTGCTGACCACGGTGCACGAGCTTCAGGTGGCCAAAGATTTTCCGCGCGATGAAAACGACGTGCCGCTCTCGTGGATCGTGACGCCGGAACGCGTGATCGAAGTGAAGAATCCGCCGCCTGCGCCCACGGGGATCGACTGGGAAAAACTCAGCGAAAAAGACCTGGAAGAAATGCCGGTGCTGGCCGATTTGAAAGCGCGCGTTGCGCCTCAGTAA
- a CDS encoding DUF309 domain-containing protein: protein MAIEIPEGPITVSEPLPEAIRTAIAEFNAGDYYPCHDTIEEHWVREVGQQRILYQGILQIGIALYHIENGNWRGAVKMLERGIPKLRPFVPSCQGISVAPLLEAAEKIEAHLNELGAERIEAFALTFPKIALSES from the coding sequence ATGGCCATTGAGATCCCAGAGGGCCCGATCACGGTGAGCGAGCCGCTGCCGGAGGCCATCCGAACCGCCATCGCCGAGTTCAACGCCGGCGATTATTACCCCTGTCACGACACCATCGAAGAGCACTGGGTGCGCGAAGTGGGTCAACAGCGCATTCTCTACCAGGGCATCCTGCAGATCGGCATCGCCCTCTACCACATCGAGAACGGCAACTGGCGCGGCGCAGTAAAGATGCTCGAGCGCGGCATTCCCAAGCTTCGCCCCTTCGTGCCGAGCTGCCAGGGCATCTCCGTGGCGCCGCTCCTTGAAGCCGCCGAAAAGATCGAAGCGCACCTGAATGAACTTGGGGCGGAGCGCATCGAGGCGTTCGCCCTCACATTTCCAAAAATTGCATTGAGCGAGAGCTGA
- a CDS encoding glutathione peroxidase — protein sequence MSLYDQKTSSLGGAAADLSDFKGKVTLVVNVASACGFTPQYKGLQALHEELSGKGFAVLGFPCNQFGAQEPGSAEEIQNFCETKFAVKFPMFEKVEVKPGGSQSPVYAFLTAGGEVPNWNFCKYLVGKDGEVIKFYPSNIAPADKGLRADIEAALSA from the coding sequence ATGTCCCTCTACGATCAGAAGACCAGTTCACTTGGCGGCGCCGCCGCCGATCTTTCCGACTTCAAGGGCAAGGTCACCCTCGTCGTGAACGTGGCCAGTGCCTGCGGCTTCACCCCGCAATACAAGGGCCTGCAGGCCCTGCACGAAGAGCTCTCGGGCAAGGGCTTTGCCGTGCTCGGCTTTCCCTGCAACCAGTTCGGCGCCCAGGAACCCGGCAGCGCCGAGGAGATCCAGAACTTCTGCGAGACCAAGTTCGCCGTGAAGTTTCCCATGTTCGAAAAAGTCGAAGTGAAGCCGGGCGGCAGCCAGTCACCGGTGTATGCGTTCCTCACCGCCGGCGGCGAAGTACCCAACTGGAACTTCTGCAAATACCTGGTCGGCAAGGACGGCGAGGTGATCAAGTTCTACCCCAGCAACATCGCCCCGGCCGACAAGGGTCTGCGCGCCGACATCGAGGCGGCCCTCTCCGCCTGA
- the psd gene encoding phosphatidylserine decarboxylase (Phosphatidylserine decarboxylase is synthesized as a single chain precursor. Generation of the pyruvoyl active site from a Ser is coupled to cleavage of a Gly-Ser bond between the larger (beta) and smaller (alpha chains). It is an integral membrane protein.), which translates to MSKFSDRAFVAFQGLLPQHALSAFVGWLTRLKARALVRAVGRFFVKLYDINIEEAVVPEGGFADFDAFFTRKLKPGARSIDAGEKSIVSPVDGAVSSAGPIEEGRIYQAKGRDYAMAELLGSEAEAEKFLGGQFATIYLSPRDYHRMHAPAAGVVTRMAYLPGYLFAVNPRTVRAREALFSRNERVAISFDTPAGPMAMVFVGALIVGSISVAWEGVVAPAKGSKKGRPRVWDYSEKDAPRFAKGDEVGRFHMGSTVVLLVPKGTGKLGELSPEQKMVLGEVIGNLT; encoded by the coding sequence GTGAGCAAGTTTTCCGACCGCGCCTTCGTGGCTTTCCAGGGGCTTCTTCCCCAGCACGCGCTTTCGGCCTTTGTGGGCTGGCTGACGCGCCTGAAGGCCCGCGCCCTGGTGCGCGCAGTCGGGCGTTTTTTTGTGAAGCTCTATGACATCAACATTGAAGAAGCGGTGGTGCCCGAGGGTGGTTTCGCCGACTTCGACGCCTTCTTTACGCGCAAGCTCAAGCCCGGCGCGCGCAGCATCGATGCAGGCGAAAAGAGCATCGTCTCACCCGTGGACGGCGCAGTCTCTTCCGCCGGACCCATTGAGGAAGGGCGCATCTACCAGGCCAAGGGTCGCGACTATGCCATGGCCGAGCTGCTGGGAAGTGAGGCCGAGGCCGAGAAATTCCTGGGCGGCCAGTTCGCAACAATCTATCTCTCGCCGCGCGACTACCACCGCATGCATGCGCCCGCGGCCGGCGTGGTAACTCGCATGGCCTACTTGCCCGGCTATCTCTTTGCCGTCAATCCGCGCACGGTGCGCGCGCGTGAGGCGCTCTTCTCGCGCAATGAGCGCGTGGCCATTTCCTTCGACACGCCCGCCGGACCCATGGCGATGGTGTTCGTGGGGGCGCTCATCGTGGGGAGCATCTCGGTCGCGTGGGAGGGCGTCGTCGCCCCGGCGAAGGGAAGCAAGAAGGGCCGCCCGCGCGTGTGGGACTACAGCGAGAAAGACGCCCCGCGCTTTGCCAAGGGCGACGAGGTGGGCCGCTTCCACATGGGCTCGACCGTGGTGCTGCTGGTTCCAAAGGGAACGGGGAAGTTGGGCGAACTCTCTCCCGAGCAGAAAATGGTTCTGGGTGAGGTGATTGGAAATCTGACCTAG